The following are encoded together in the Janthinobacterium sp. Marseille genome:
- a CDS encoding O-antigen ligase family protein: MPTDIPYQGTASGGKVHMRWLPNQGQAHTVLAVIVLALLAGVLVPFYAEVMDYKLARLAALPAFLVFGMLLVFNRMLLLTLIIVFRSVGDVVLESTRFSIGGYTTGLGGVINLCVILLACMLVMERPQQLPKKMTLAWLPFLLAALFGVAISPEKGDAIRTYLTLLSYFAMFVSAFYFVRSAQDFRYCVRLVLWSSLLPALYALVDVALRGGGGGPEGFRLQSTFTHPNIFAFYLTLVIPLTLFTLKDKATQLSGGMRVALTLYFFYLLALLVLTQTRSAWIACLFVFIGYALLFERRYLLYLMLLPVVALLVPEIRDRLLDLGSGTEAVGYAKLNSFAWRLSIWESGLQWMRPSHYLYGYGVEAFRHFSQTFFPAANKMNWGAHNVYVQWFFDAGVIGLCAYLFLYARMVLTLKSLLRVDKLAAFITISIVLVYLVVSSSDNMFGYLVFNWYFWFVIGAACALTVLTASEPTVTVNKRQQAQAAGVR, from the coding sequence ATGCCTACCGACATTCCATATCAAGGCACTGCATCCGGTGGCAAAGTGCATATGCGCTGGCTACCGAATCAGGGGCAGGCGCATACCGTGCTGGCCGTGATCGTACTGGCCTTGCTGGCGGGTGTGCTGGTGCCTTTTTATGCGGAAGTAATGGATTACAAGCTGGCGCGCCTCGCGGCCCTGCCGGCCTTCCTCGTATTCGGCATGTTGCTGGTGTTTAACCGCATGCTCCTGCTGACGTTGATTATCGTGTTCCGTTCGGTCGGCGATGTGGTGCTCGAATCCACACGCTTCTCGATAGGTGGCTATACCACCGGGCTCGGCGGTGTGATTAATTTGTGCGTGATCCTGCTGGCTTGCATGCTGGTGATGGAAAGGCCACAGCAATTACCGAAGAAGATGACACTGGCCTGGCTGCCTTTCCTGTTGGCGGCTTTGTTCGGGGTCGCGATTTCACCGGAGAAGGGTGATGCGATCCGCACTTACCTGACGCTGCTGTCTTACTTCGCAATGTTTGTCAGTGCCTTTTACTTTGTACGTTCGGCGCAGGATTTCCGATATTGCGTACGCCTGGTACTGTGGTCTTCGCTGTTGCCCGCCTTGTATGCGCTGGTCGATGTCGCCCTGCGTGGTGGCGGCGGCGGACCGGAAGGCTTCCGCCTGCAATCGACTTTTACCCATCCGAATATCTTCGCTTTTTACCTGACGCTGGTTATTCCGCTGACATTGTTCACCTTGAAGGATAAGGCGACGCAGTTGAGTGGTGGCATGCGTGTAGCACTGACGCTTTACTTCTTTTACCTGCTGGCTTTACTGGTGTTGACGCAAACCAGGAGTGCATGGATCGCCTGCCTGTTTGTATTCATAGGCTATGCGCTGCTGTTTGAACGACGCTATTTGCTTTACCTGATGCTGTTGCCGGTAGTGGCTTTGCTGGTGCCGGAAATCCGTGATCGTTTGCTGGATCTCGGCAGCGGTACCGAAGCAGTCGGCTATGCGAAGCTGAATTCCTTTGCCTGGCGCCTGTCGATCTGGGAGAGCGGCTTGCAATGGATGCGGCCCAGCCACTATCTATACGGTTATGGCGTCGAAGCCTTCCGTCATTTTTCACAAACCTTCTTCCCGGCGGCCAACAAGATGAACTGGGGTGCGCACAATGTATATGTGCAATGGTTCTTTGACGCCGGCGTCATCGGCCTGTGCGCTTATCTCTTCCTGTATGCACGCATGGTACTGACCTTGAAATCACTGCTGCGCGTAGACAAGCTGGCGGCATTCATCACGATCTCGATTGTGCTGGTGTACCTGGTGGTGTCTTCGTCTGACAATATGTTCGGTTACCTGGTTTTCAACTGGTACTTCTGGTTTGTCATCGGTGCCGCTTGCGCGCTTACGGTGCTGACCGCATCCGAGCCGACCGTGACAGTCAACAAGCGCCAGCAGGCGCAGGCGGCGGGGGTGCGATGA
- a CDS encoding acyltransferase, translating into MNGPRLEVLDGWRGVSILCVLAAHLLPMGPKVLQLNAMFGLLGMSLFFTLSGFLITSFLLKEPPVSDFLVRRFFRILPLAWLYLLVALTLAGASAETWLAHFFFYANLPPVHLVTLTEHIWSLCLEMQFYIGIALMFAFFGVRSLLVLPVLALLFTALRVTDGVYASSISYYRMDEILAGCCLALMVHHRSDVRLLDWLKKIPQWPLAILLLVSCHEQGAALNYLRPYLAALLVGSTIVNPASSIATLLNRRLLVYLATISYALYVIHPLLAHTWLGSGDVVIKYLKRPLLFVVLFILAHVSTFYFEHWWIARGKTMARKLKTA; encoded by the coding sequence ATGAACGGCCCGCGCCTGGAAGTTCTGGATGGCTGGCGTGGCGTCAGTATCCTGTGTGTGCTGGCTGCGCATCTGTTGCCGATGGGACCAAAGGTCCTGCAACTAAACGCAATGTTCGGCCTGCTCGGTATGTCGCTGTTCTTTACCTTGTCAGGTTTCCTGATCACTTCTTTCCTGTTGAAGGAACCGCCGGTATCCGATTTCCTGGTGCGTCGCTTTTTCCGCATCCTGCCGCTGGCCTGGCTTTACCTGCTCGTTGCATTGACCCTGGCCGGTGCCTCCGCGGAAACCTGGCTCGCGCATTTCTTCTTCTATGCGAATTTGCCGCCGGTGCACCTGGTCACACTGACCGAGCACATCTGGAGCCTGTGCCTGGAAATGCAGTTCTATATCGGCATCGCATTGATGTTTGCCTTTTTTGGTGTGCGTAGCTTGCTGGTGCTGCCGGTACTGGCTTTGTTGTTCACCGCCTTGCGCGTGACGGATGGCGTGTACGCATCCAGTATCAGTTATTACCGCATGGACGAAATCCTTGCCGGTTGCTGCCTGGCACTGATGGTGCACCATCGCAGCGATGTACGTTTGCTGGATTGGCTGAAGAAGATCCCGCAATGGCCGCTTGCAATCCTGCTGCTGGTGTCCTGCCACGAACAGGGTGCGGCTCTGAATTATCTGCGTCCTTATCTGGCCGCCTTGCTGGTTGGCAGCACTATCGTCAATCCTGCCAGCAGCATCGCCACGCTGCTCAATCGCCGCCTGCTGGTGTACCTGGCGACCATTTCCTATGCGCTGTACGTCATCCATCCGCTGTTGGCACATACCTGGTTGGGCAGCGGCGACGTAGTTATCAAATACCTGAAACGACCTTTGCTCTTCGTTGTGCTCTTCATCCTCGCGCATGTCTCCACTTTCTATTTCGAACATTGGTGGATTGCGCGTGGCAAGACCATGGCAAGAAAACTAAAAACGGCTTGA
- a CDS encoding serine acetyltransferase, whose amino-acid sequence MAKAMDEDWLADVQRYGVSRPFLKEQSIWAVWTYRLGRRIDSREHGWRKRVLVALYWPWFRLVETVVGISLPKSATIGAGLRIWHFGGIFVHPEVQIGRNCTLRQGVTIGNRAADGAVPVIGDDVEFGAYAQVLGAVRIGHGCRIGALSVVLCDVPDGATAVGVPARIVPRQEEIYMSSAMDGRKELK is encoded by the coding sequence ATGGCTAAGGCTATGGATGAGGATTGGCTGGCTGATGTGCAGCGCTACGGTGTAAGCCGCCCTTTCCTGAAAGAACAATCAATCTGGGCGGTGTGGACCTATCGCCTTGGGCGGCGCATCGATAGCCGTGAACATGGCTGGCGCAAGCGTGTGTTGGTAGCGCTGTACTGGCCGTGGTTCCGCCTGGTGGAAACCGTGGTCGGTATCAGCCTGCCAAAGTCCGCAACGATAGGCGCGGGTTTGCGCATCTGGCATTTCGGCGGGATTTTTGTACACCCGGAAGTGCAGATAGGTCGTAACTGCACCTTGCGGCAGGGCGTGACGATAGGCAATCGTGCTGCCGACGGTGCAGTACCTGTGATTGGCGACGATGTGGAGTTTGGTGCTTATGCCCAGGTATTGGGTGCGGTGCGTATCGGGCATGGCTGTCGCATTGGTGCGCTGTCAGTCGTGTTGTGCGATGTACCAGATGGTGCAACGGCAGTCGGCGTACCGGCACGCATAGTGCCGCGACAAGAAGAAATATATATGTCATCCGCGATGGATGGCCGAAAGGAATTGAAGTGA
- a CDS encoding glycosyltransferase family 4 protein has product MNAIRVAYLINQYPKVSHSFIRREILALERQGMNVQRIAMRGWDGDLVDAEDFTERERTRYVLQKGLGGVLRAMFSIVTSTPSRLWHGLRLAWRMSKRADRSLPYHLIYLAEACQVALWLKREGATHLHAHFGTNSAEVAMLASELSGIPYSLTIHGSEEFDKAEFIGLGEKLRRATFVAAVSSFCRSQLYRSVAYQHWAKMHIVHCGVDPDFYRIGATQVVERPRFVCVGRLCEQKGQQILIEAAAKLAAKGIDFELVLAGDGEMRPEVEALIAKHDLAAQVRITGWISSEEVRQELLAARALVMASFAEGLPVVIMEAMSVQRPVLTTWIAGIPELVIEGENGWLYPPGSVDELALAMERCLNTPADELARMGSRARTRVLARHDIDREAAKLIALFYQVAEGDRWLLGGKS; this is encoded by the coding sequence GTGAATGCGATACGTGTTGCCTACCTGATTAACCAGTACCCGAAGGTGAGCCACAGCTTTATCCGGCGGGAGATATTGGCGCTCGAACGGCAGGGCATGAATGTGCAAAGGATAGCGATGCGAGGCTGGGATGGTGACCTGGTCGATGCGGAAGATTTCACCGAGCGTGAACGAACCCGCTATGTCTTGCAAAAAGGTTTGGGCGGTGTATTGCGCGCGATGTTTTCGATCGTGACGTCAACGCCGTCCCGCTTGTGGCATGGCTTGCGCCTGGCCTGGCGTATGAGCAAGCGCGCTGATCGTTCCTTGCCCTATCACTTGATTTACCTGGCCGAAGCCTGCCAGGTCGCGCTATGGCTGAAGCGTGAAGGTGCGACGCATTTGCATGCACATTTCGGTACCAACTCGGCCGAGGTGGCGATGCTGGCGTCCGAGTTGTCAGGCATCCCCTACAGCCTGACCATCCATGGCTCGGAAGAATTCGATAAGGCCGAGTTCATCGGTCTCGGGGAAAAACTCAGGCGTGCCACCTTTGTCGCGGCCGTCAGTTCCTTTTGTCGCAGCCAGTTGTATCGCAGCGTGGCCTATCAGCATTGGGCCAAGATGCACATCGTGCATTGCGGCGTCGATCCGGATTTCTATCGGATAGGCGCGACCCAAGTGGTCGAAAGGCCGCGCTTTGTTTGCGTAGGCCGTCTATGCGAACAGAAGGGACAGCAAATCCTGATCGAAGCGGCGGCAAAGCTGGCAGCCAAAGGGATAGATTTTGAGCTGGTGCTCGCCGGTGACGGCGAAATGCGACCCGAGGTGGAAGCGCTGATTGCCAAACACGACCTGGCGGCTCAGGTACGCATTACCGGCTGGATCAGTAGTGAAGAAGTGCGTCAGGAATTGCTGGCGGCGCGCGCGCTGGTGATGGCGAGTTTTGCCGAAGGCTTGCCGGTGGTGATCATGGAAGCGATGTCGGTGCAAAGGCCGGTGTTGACGACCTGGATTGCCGGTATCCCGGAGCTGGTGATTGAAGGTGAGAACGGCTGGCTGTATCCACCAGGTTCCGTCGATGAATTGGCACTGGCAATGGAACGCTGCCTGAATACGCCAGCCGATGAATTGGCACGCATGGGTTCGCGCGCACGTACCCGCGTGCTGGCACGCCACGATATCGATCGCGAAGCAGCAAAGCTGATTGCGTTGTTCTATCAGGTGGCGGAAGGCGATCGCTGGTTGCTGGGAGGTAAATCATGA
- a CDS encoding glycosyltransferase family 2 protein — protein sequence MMTLFQLILSLLVLALLVPVAVLLLQVLAAFKKAMPAALPTGRRPVVAVLVPAHNEAHGIAATVAGIREQLREGDRILVVADNCDDDTAELALAAGAPVLEREDLYARGKGYALDAGVRQLALSPPEVLIIIDADCRLKAGSITHLACRALETHRPVQALDLMRAPRGAGLKIRIAEFAWIVKNKVRALGFHHLGLPCQLMGTGMAFPWELIAQASLANGHLAEDMKLGIELARADAAPVFCPEACVVSYFPHGDEAARMQRTRWEHGHMGMIVSEGLPLLWQGLREKNRALFAMALDMCVPPLALLTMVSCAVFAVAALNFLVFDVAAPLLLATVLLAALTLAILLSWQRFGQQVLSLKDLFSALGYAFWKLPLYMKFFVNRQLEWVRAKRDAE from the coding sequence ATGATGACTTTATTCCAGCTCATCCTGTCCCTGCTGGTACTCGCCTTGCTGGTGCCGGTAGCCGTGCTTTTGTTGCAAGTGTTGGCGGCATTCAAGAAGGCTATGCCGGCGGCCTTGCCCACCGGTCGTCGGCCGGTGGTGGCGGTACTGGTTCCTGCGCACAATGAAGCACATGGTATCGCTGCCACTGTCGCCGGCATACGTGAACAATTACGTGAAGGTGACCGTATCCTGGTGGTCGCCGACAACTGTGATGATGACACTGCGGAACTGGCCCTGGCCGCCGGCGCGCCGGTGCTGGAACGCGAAGACTTGTATGCGCGCGGCAAAGGCTATGCGCTCGATGCCGGTGTGCGCCAACTCGCACTCAGCCCACCCGAAGTATTGATCATCATCGATGCCGACTGTCGCCTGAAAGCCGGTTCGATTACGCATCTGGCTTGTCGTGCACTGGAAACGCACAGGCCGGTGCAGGCGCTGGACCTGATGCGTGCACCGCGGGGTGCAGGCCTGAAAATACGCATCGCTGAATTCGCATGGATAGTGAAGAATAAGGTACGCGCGCTGGGTTTCCATCACCTCGGCCTGCCTTGCCAGCTGATGGGAACCGGCATGGCTTTCCCATGGGAGCTGATTGCACAGGCGTCGCTGGCGAACGGCCACCTGGCGGAAGACATGAAGCTGGGTATTGAACTGGCGCGGGCGGATGCGGCACCGGTGTTTTGCCCGGAAGCTTGCGTCGTCAGTTATTTCCCGCATGGTGATGAAGCCGCGCGCATGCAGCGCACGCGCTGGGAACACGGCCATATGGGCATGATAGTCAGCGAAGGTTTGCCACTGCTGTGGCAGGGCTTGCGTGAAAAGAATCGCGCACTGTTCGCAATGGCGCTGGATATGTGTGTACCACCGCTGGCTTTGCTGACCATGGTTTCGTGCGCGGTGTTCGCCGTCGCTGCATTGAATTTCCTGGTCTTTGATGTTGCCGCGCCATTGCTATTGGCGACCGTGCTGCTGGCGGCACTGACGCTGGCAATACTTTTGTCATGGCAGCGCTTCGGCCAGCAAGTGCTGAGCCTGAAGGATCTGTTTTCCGCGCTAGGCTATGCCTTTTGGAAATTGCCGCTGTACATGAAGTTCTTTGTGAACCGCCAGCTGGAATGGGTGAGGGCCAAACGCGATGCAGAATAG
- a CDS encoding WecB/TagA/CpsF family glycosyltransferase gives MQNSYATAPALGGAAISAYPLQTDFQRRVVCILGLPFDVISTEQAVDKLSHAARHYQRCFLSTPNLNFAVASLAGGDFRDSVIRSDLSVADGMPLVWIARLLGLPVTERVAGSTLFERLRTRGNTGERLRVYFFGGPDGVAEAAAEKLNAGAAGLVCTGHESPGFGSVEQMSTSAIINRINASQADFVVVALGAKKGQAWIEHNLAALDAPVISHLGAVVNFVAGTVVRAPRWIQRIGGEWLWRIWEEPNLWRRYLHDGMTLLKLMSRQVIPCALFLRRRKCDAAALAAAHISVSKQPSLCTITAGGAWEESNLQPMRKAFSDATAMPGDIRIDFSGVTHIDSACIALLMLLYGHQTKVQRDFFLYGVHADVLRTLNLFCADYLVRIEQPVLLTTS, from the coding sequence ATGCAGAATAGTTACGCAACAGCGCCAGCCCTCGGTGGCGCGGCCATATCCGCCTATCCGCTGCAAACTGATTTCCAGCGCCGGGTAGTGTGCATACTCGGCCTGCCGTTCGATGTGATCAGTACCGAACAGGCGGTCGATAAACTGTCCCATGCGGCCCGGCACTACCAGCGCTGCTTCCTGTCCACGCCCAACCTGAACTTCGCCGTTGCCAGCCTGGCCGGCGGCGACTTCCGTGATTCAGTCATACGCAGTGACTTGTCTGTGGCGGACGGCATGCCACTGGTCTGGATCGCACGCTTGCTGGGTTTGCCTGTTACTGAACGCGTCGCCGGTTCCACCTTGTTTGAACGCCTGCGTACGCGCGGCAACACGGGCGAAAGATTACGCGTGTATTTCTTTGGTGGTCCGGACGGCGTGGCTGAAGCGGCGGCGGAAAAACTAAATGCCGGCGCAGCCGGCCTCGTGTGTACCGGTCATGAATCGCCCGGTTTCGGCAGTGTCGAACAAATGAGTACGAGCGCGATCATCAATCGCATCAATGCCAGCCAGGCCGACTTCGTGGTGGTTGCCCTCGGTGCGAAGAAAGGGCAGGCGTGGATAGAACACAATCTCGCCGCACTGGATGCACCCGTCATCAGCCATCTTGGTGCAGTCGTCAATTTCGTCGCCGGTACCGTGGTGCGCGCACCGCGCTGGATACAGCGTATCGGCGGCGAATGGTTGTGGCGTATCTGGGAAGAACCCAATCTGTGGCGACGCTATTTGCACGATGGCATGACCTTGCTCAAGCTGATGAGCCGGCAGGTCATTCCATGCGCATTATTTCTACGGCGTCGCAAATGTGATGCAGCTGCATTGGCTGCGGCACACATCAGCGTCAGCAAGCAACCTAGCCTGTGCACCATAACGGCCGGTGGCGCGTGGGAAGAAAGTAATCTGCAGCCGATGCGCAAGGCATTCTCTGATGCAACTGCGATGCCTGGCGATATCCGCATCGACTTCTCCGGTGTTACCCACATCGACAGTGCATGCATAGCCTTGCTGATGCTCTTGTATGGACATCAGACAAAAGTGCAGCGTGATTTCTTTTTGTACGGCGTGCATGCCGATGTGTTGCGCACCCTGAATTTGTTTTGTGCGGACTACCTGGTGCGCATCGAACAACCGGTTTTGCTCACGACTTCATGA
- the galE gene encoding UDP-glucose 4-epimerase GalE, translating to MQILVTGGAGYIGSHTCVELIKAGYQVVVVDNLCNSKLTVLDRVATITGCSIPFIEADLRDRSAMEEIFSAYDFDAVVHFAGLKAVGESVAEPLRYYDNNVEGSLVLFQVMAKYGVKSLVFSSSATVYGDPATVPIVEDFPLAATNPYGRSKLMIEEMLRDVATSDPSWRIALLRYFNPAGAHESGLIGEDPNDIPNNLFPYVAQVASGRRELLSVYGSDYPTTDGTGVRDYIHVVDLALGHVKTLARLMNTEAGVLAYNLGTGCGSSVLQMICAFEKASGRKIPYRIVARRPGDIAVCYADASLAQRELGWRAERSIEQMCADSWRWQAMSEEKFAYA from the coding sequence ATGCAAATACTGGTAACAGGAGGAGCTGGTTATATCGGCTCACATACTTGTGTAGAACTGATCAAGGCCGGCTATCAAGTCGTCGTCGTGGATAACCTCTGCAATAGCAAGCTCACGGTACTGGATCGCGTTGCGACCATCACAGGGTGCAGTATTCCTTTCATTGAAGCAGACTTGCGTGACCGTTCTGCGATGGAAGAAATATTTTCCGCATATGATTTTGATGCCGTGGTGCATTTCGCAGGACTCAAGGCGGTCGGTGAATCAGTCGCCGAGCCGCTGCGCTATTACGACAATAATGTAGAAGGCAGCCTGGTGCTGTTCCAGGTGATGGCCAAGTATGGTGTGAAGAGCCTGGTCTTCAGTTCTTCCGCCACCGTCTATGGCGATCCGGCCACGGTTCCCATTGTCGAAGACTTTCCGCTGGCGGCCACCAATCCCTATGGCCGCAGCAAGCTGATGATAGAAGAGATGCTGCGTGATGTGGCAACTTCTGACCCATCATGGCGCATCGCCCTGTTACGTTACTTCAATCCTGCCGGTGCGCATGAAAGCGGCCTGATCGGCGAAGACCCTAACGACATTCCCAATAATCTGTTCCCGTATGTGGCGCAGGTTGCTTCCGGACGGCGCGAGTTGCTTTCGGTATACGGCTCCGATTACCCGACCACAGACGGCACCGGCGTGCGCGATTACATCCATGTAGTTGATCTCGCGCTGGGTCATGTGAAGACGCTGGCACGATTAATGAATACAGAAGCAGGCGTGCTGGCCTACAACCTCGGTACCGGTTGCGGTAGCAGCGTGTTGCAAATGATTTGTGCGTTTGAAAAAGCGAGCGGTCGCAAGATTCCTTATCGCATCGTTGCGCGACGCCCCGGTGATATTGCAGTGTGTTACGCCGATGCATCACTGGCGCAACGCGAGCTGGGCTGGCGTGCCGAACGCAGCATAGAGCAGATGTGTGCCGATTCCTGGCGCTGGCAGGCGATGTCGGAAGAGAAGTTCGCTTACGCCTGA
- a CDS encoding NDP-sugar synthase: MKAMILAAGKGTRVQPLTYELPKPMIPILGKPVMEYLVEHLVKYGIHEIMVNVSYLHQKIEDYFGEGQRFGAQIGYSFEGYMTDEGEVMPKPIGSAGGLKKIQEFGGFFDETTLVICGDALIDLDIKSALFEHRRKGAMVSIITKEVPLEKASDYGMVVTDEEGRVLSFQEKPKPEDALSNLASTGIYIFEPEVLDLIPSDVEFDIGSQLFPLLVEKGVPFFAQKRFFNWIDIGNVKDYWQVSQNVLKGELAHMTMPGTQIADGVWVGLNTHIDWEGTTIEGPVYIGSGTTIEAGSKIIGPTWIGHGSQICSGSEVTRSVLFEYTRVSPHSSMSELVVCKDYCVSREGKMQHVSECVEDYWRDARDRRGKTRAPEVKARKLAGVA, translated from the coding sequence ATGAAAGCAATGATACTTGCCGCAGGCAAAGGAACGCGCGTCCAGCCCCTGACTTATGAATTGCCCAAGCCCATGATTCCCATCCTCGGTAAGCCGGTGATGGAATACCTGGTCGAGCATCTGGTGAAGTACGGCATACACGAGATCATGGTCAACGTCAGTTATCTGCACCAAAAGATAGAAGATTACTTCGGCGAAGGCCAGCGCTTCGGTGCGCAGATCGGCTATTCCTTCGAAGGCTATATGACGGATGAGGGGGAAGTGATGCCCAAGCCTATCGGTTCGGCCGGTGGCTTGAAGAAGATACAGGAATTCGGCGGCTTCTTTGATGAAACGACGCTGGTGATTTGTGGCGATGCACTGATCGACCTCGATATCAAATCGGCTTTGTTCGAGCATCGGCGAAAAGGTGCGATGGTCAGCATCATCACCAAGGAAGTACCGCTGGAAAAAGCCAGCGATTACGGCATGGTGGTGACTGATGAAGAAGGGCGCGTGCTCTCTTTCCAGGAAAAGCCAAAGCCGGAAGATGCACTGTCCAACCTGGCCAGTACCGGTATCTATATCTTTGAACCGGAAGTGCTGGACCTGATTCCTTCCGATGTTGAATTCGATATCGGTTCACAGCTGTTTCCATTGCTGGTCGAAAAAGGTGTGCCTTTCTTTGCGCAAAAGCGCTTTTTCAACTGGATCGATATCGGTAACGTCAAGGATTACTGGCAGGTGTCGCAGAATGTCCTGAAGGGCGAACTTGCGCATATGACGATGCCGGGCACGCAGATTGCCGATGGCGTGTGGGTCGGTTTGAACACACATATTGATTGGGAAGGCACGACGATAGAAGGACCGGTTTACATCGGTTCCGGCACCACGATAGAAGCCGGCAGCAAGATTATCGGCCCGACCTGGATCGGGCATGGTAGCCAGATTTGCAGCGGCTCCGAAGTGACGCGTAGTGTCCTGTTTGAATACACGCGCGTGTCGCCGCATTCCAGCATGTCCGAACTGGTGGTGTGCAAGGATTACTGTGTCAGCCGTGAAGGCAAGATGCAGCATGTGTCCGAATGCGTGGAAGATTACTGGCGCGACGCTCGCGACCGTCGCGGCAAGACGCGTGCGCCTGAAGTCAAGGCACGCAAACTTGCCGGCGTGGCCTGA
- a CDS encoding mannose-1-phosphate guanylyltransferase/mannose-6-phosphate isomerase — translation MNIYPVILSGGSGSRLWPLSRAALPKQLLPLVSERTMLQDTVLRISGWKGMAPPLVVCGDDHRFLVAEQLRQIGITPTAILLEAQGRNTAPAVAAAANYLAAIDPDAVMLVLPADHVIVDDDAFHVAVMLAADAIGSTALATFGIVPTAAETGYGYIRRGAALDTSNTCFAVERFVEKPDRATAEKFIADKNYSWNSGMFMFRASAYLAELQRLQPEMAQCCALAVHDAYSDLSFCRLDETAYAACPAESIDFAVMEHTPHALVIPVDIGWSDVGSWSALAEIKPGDKDGNILHGDVYADGVTDTLIRSESRFVAAIGVDNLIVVETRDAVLIVAKDQVQRVKQVVEHLKLEQRSEHLNHTRVYRPWGCYEGIDAGERFQVKRITVDPGEKLSLQMHHHRAEHWVVVTGTARITCGENVRLLTENESIYIPIGMTHRLENPGKMPLHLIEVQSGAYLGEDDIVRFDDVYQRA, via the coding sequence GTGAATATATATCCCGTCATTTTGTCCGGTGGTTCCGGCAGTCGCCTGTGGCCCTTGTCGCGTGCCGCTTTACCCAAGCAATTGCTGCCGCTGGTATCGGAACGCACCATGTTGCAGGATACCGTCCTGCGTATCTCCGGCTGGAAAGGCATGGCGCCGCCGCTGGTCGTCTGCGGTGATGATCACCGCTTCCTGGTCGCCGAACAATTGCGTCAGATCGGCATTACACCGACCGCAATATTGCTGGAGGCGCAGGGTCGCAACACCGCACCAGCGGTAGCAGCGGCCGCCAATTACCTGGCCGCTATCGATCCGGATGCAGTGATGCTGGTGCTGCCGGCAGATCACGTTATCGTCGATGACGATGCCTTCCATGTAGCGGTGATGCTGGCGGCGGATGCGATAGGCAGCACTGCACTGGCGACCTTCGGTATCGTACCGACCGCCGCCGAAACCGGTTATGGCTATATACGGCGCGGCGCGGCATTGGATACATCGAATACCTGCTTTGCGGTCGAGCGTTTCGTGGAAAAACCGGATCGCGCCACCGCTGAAAAATTCATCGCAGATAAGAATTACTCGTGGAATAGCGGCATGTTCATGTTCCGCGCTTCCGCTTACCTTGCCGAACTGCAGCGCCTGCAGCCGGAAATGGCGCAATGTTGCGCACTGGCTGTGCATGATGCGTATAGCGACTTGTCCTTTTGCCGGCTCGATGAAACGGCCTACGCGGCCTGTCCGGCGGAATCCATCGACTTTGCCGTAATGGAACATACGCCGCATGCATTGGTGATTCCGGTCGATATCGGCTGGAGCGATGTCGGTTCATGGTCGGCCCTGGCCGAGATCAAGCCGGGCGACAAGGACGGCAATATCCTGCACGGCGATGTGTATGCGGATGGCGTGACGGATACCCTGATCCGTTCCGAGAGTCGCTTCGTCGCGGCGATAGGCGTCGATAACCTGATCGTGGTCGAAACCAGGGATGCGGTATTGATCGTGGCGAAAGACCAGGTACAGCGCGTCAAGCAAGTGGTCGAGCACCTGAAACTGGAACAACGCAGCGAACACCTGAACCACACGCGAGTGTACCGGCCGTGGGGTTGCTATGAAGGCATAGATGCCGGCGAGCGCTTCCAGGTCAAACGCATCACGGTCGATCCGGGTGAAAAATTATCGCTGCAAATGCATCATCATCGCGCCGAACACTGGGTCGTGGTGACCGGTACCGCCCGCATCACTTGCGGCGAAAACGTCAGGTTGCTGACGGAAAATGAATCTATCTATATCCCGATAGGCATGACACACAGGCTGGAGAATCCGGGCAAGATGCCGCTCCACCTGATAGAAGTGCAATCGGGAGCTTATCTGGGAGAAGATGACATCGTGCGTTTCGACGATGTTTATCAACGCGCTTGA